In the genome of Streptomyces sp. 846.5, the window GGCCGCCCACCGCGACCACCGCCGCCGCCCCCAGCCGGCAGCCCACCGCCGCTGCCTCCGGCAATGAGCCGCCCGCCAGCAGCGCGGCGAGCAGGCCGCCGGCGAAGGCGTCACCGGCGCCGGTGGAGTCCAGCGGGACGACCTCGGGGGCCGGGACCGGGCCGAGCAGGGCACCGCCCTCGGCCAGCAGCGCACCGGCGGCGCCCAGCTTCAGGGCCACCCGGCAGCCGCAGTGGGCGCTGAGCGCCCGCGCCGCGGCGGCCGGGTCGGCCTGACCGGTCAGCACCCGGGCCTCGTCCAGATTGGGCAGCAGCAGGTCGACGCCACTGAACAGGACGCCGCCGAGCAGGGCGAGGAAGCGTTCCGCGCCGAACTCGCGCAGAAAGCCGCTGGACGCCGGGTCGACGCTGACGCCGATCCCCCGCGCGCGGGCCGCCCGCACCGCGACCACCGCGAGCTCCCGGCCCTCCGCGCCGAACAGCAGATAGCCCGAGAGGTGCAGTCGGCCGACCCCGTCCAGCAGCGAATCCTCCCAGTCGGACGGGCCCAGCGCGCCGCTGGCGCCGCGGTCGGTCACAAAGGTCCGCTCCCCCGCGCCGTCCACCAGGTCGATGACCACCGCCGTCGGCCGGTCCGGGTCCACCCGCAGCCAGGTCTCCACGCCGCCGCGGGCCAGCGCCTCGCGGTGCCAGTCGGCCGAGTCGGCCCCGACCCGCGCCAGCAGCCGCACCCGCGCCCCGGCGTGGGCGGCCCAGGCCGCCGTGTTGGCGGCGGAGCCGCCGGGGCGGACCGCGATCCGCGCGGCGGTGTCGGTGTCCGGGGTGAGCGGCTTGGCGTGCAGCGCGACCACATCGGTGACCAGGTCGCCCACCACCAGCAGGGACCGACTCGGCGTCATCTCACCTGCGGTCAACTGAGCGCCGCGTGGCTGCGGGCGATCTGCGCCGCCAGGGCGACGTTGCCGCGTACCGCGGCGAGGTTGGCCTCCAGCGAGGCGCCGTCGGTGTGCTCCACCAGGTAGCCGAGCAGGAAGGGGGTGACCGCCTGGCCGGTGATGCCCTTGCGCTCGGCCGCGCGCAGGGCCTTGGCGAGGACCCGGTCGTGCAGCTCGGGGTCGAGCTGCTCCGCCTCGGAGACCGGGTTGCCGACGACCAGCGCGGTGAGGTCGGCGCTGAGCTGCCAGCGGGCCCGCATCAGCTGCGCCACCTGCTCCGGGGAGTCCAGCGTCCAGTCGACCGGCAATCCGGAGCTGCGCAGGTAGAAGCCGGGGAACTCGGCGGTCCGGTAGCCGACCACGCCCACGTTCAGCGTCTCCAGGCGCTGCAGCGTCGCCGGGACGTCCAGGATGGACTTCACCCCCGCGCACACCACCGTGATCGGCACCCGGGCCAGCAGCCCGAGGTCGGCGGACTCGTCCTGCAGGGTCACCCAGTCGCGGTGCACGCCGCCGAGGCCGCCGGTGGCGAACACCGCGATCCCGGCCGAGTGGGCCAGGAAGGCCGTCCCGGACACCGTGGTCGCGCCACTCGCCCCGAGCGCGACCGCGGGGGCCAGATCGCGGAAACCCAGCTTGCGCAGGTCCGGGTCGTTGGCGACCCGCTCCAGCTCGTCCTTGCCGAGCCCGACCCTGGCCACCCCGTCCAGCACCGCGATGGTGGCCGGGACCGCCCCGGCGGCCCGGACGGTCGCCTCCAGCTCCCGGGCGACCTCCAGGTTCCGCGGACGCGGCAGCCCGTGCGAGATGATGGTCGACTCCAGCGCCACCACCGGGCGCCCCCGCTCGACGGCTTTTCGGACCTCGTCGGACAGACGTATCGGGGCGGGACTGGACGGCATGGGGCCTCCTGGAGCAAGAACGTTCCTGCCCTTGATCCTGTCGCCGACCGCCGCGCCTCAAACCGTCCGGTCCGAACCCACAGCACAACGGCGGCCCGCTCCCGGGAGACGGGAACGGGCCGCCGTTGTGCTGCCGTGAGTCAGCCGCGCGGGCTCGCGCCGGTGCGGGCGACGGCCTCGGCGATGGCGGCCTCGCGGGCCGCGGTCGCCTCCTCCGCCGTCAGGGTGCGGTCCGTCGCGCGGAAGCGCAGCGCGTAGGCCAGCGACTTCTTGTCCTCGCCGATCTGCTCGCCGGTGTAGACGTCGAACAGCCGCAGCGACTCCAGCAGCGGTCCGGCGCCGGACCGCAGCGCCTCCTCGACCTCGGCGGCCGGCACGCCGGCGTCCACGACCAGGGCGACGTCCTGGGTGGCGACCGGGAAGCCGGAGATCCTCGGGCCCTCGACCTGCCGGGAGCCGTCTGCCGTCAGCAGCTCGATGTCCAGCTCCATCGCGCAGGTGCGCTCCGGCAGGTGCAGCGCCTTGACGGTGCGCGGGTGCAGCTCGCCCGCGTGGCCGACCAGCCGGTCGCCCACGTAGAGGGCGGCGCAGCGGCCCGGGTGCCAGGGCGCGTGCTGGTCCTGGCGGACCGTCAGCTCGACCCCGGCGGCTTCCGCCACGGTACGGGCCGACTCGACCGCGTCGGCCCAGGTCGCGGCGCGGCCCTTGCCCCACCAGCCGTCGGGCTCGCGGTTGCCCGCGAGGACGGTGGCGACCCGGCGCGGCTGGCGCGGCAGCGCAGCGTTGAGCTGCGCGACCTCCTCGTCGGTGGGACGGCGGTCGACCGGCAGCCGCGGCGCCTTGAACAGCGACTCCGGGTCGGTGCCGTCCACCCGGAAGGCCAGGCCCTGCTCGAACAGCGCCACGTCCGTCGCGCCCCGGCCGACATTGCGGCGCAGCGCCGCCAGCAGGCCCGGCAGCAGCGTGGTGCGCAGCGACGGCTCCTCGTCGGAGATCGGGTTGGCCAGCCGCACCGTCTCCCGGCGCGGGTCGTCCGCGTCGAGCCCGAAGGCGTCGAGCACGGCCTCGCCGATGAACGGGTAGTTCAGCACCTCGACATAGCCGGCCCCGGCCAGCGCCAGACCGCTGCGGCGGCGCAGCCGCTGGGACTCGGTGAGGCCCGTGCCCGCGGGCGGCGTCGGCAGCGTGGAGGGCAGCTCGGCGTAGCCCTCCAGCCGGATGACCTCCTCGGCGAGGTCGTTGGGGTCGGTCAGGTCGGGCCGCCAGCTCGGCGGGGTGACCACCAGCACGTCCCCGCCGACCACGGTGCAGCCGACCTCCTGGAGCCGGCGCACCACGGTTTCGCGGCCGTACTCCTGCCCGGCCACCCGGTCCGGGTGGTCCGCGGCGATGGTGATGCTGTGCACCGGGTGCGGCGCGGCGATGTCGGTGACCCCGGCCTCGGCGGTGCCGCCGGCGACCAGCACCAGGAGGTCCACGGCGCGCTGCGCGGCGGCCTTGCCGGCCTCCGGGTCCACGCCGCGCTCGAAGCGCTTGGCGGCCTCGGAGGGCAGCTTGTGGCGGCGCACGCTGCGGGCGATGGCGACCGGGTCGAAGTGCGCGGCCTCGATGACGACCTCGCTGGTGCCGGTGACCCGGCCGGTCTCCGGGTCCTCGACCGCGGTGGCGATCTCGGTGCCGGCCCCGCCCATGACCCCGGCCAGGCCGATCGGCCCGGAGTTGTCGCAGATCAGCAGGTCCTCGGCGTCCAGCGTGCGCTCGACGCCGTCCAGGGTGCGCAGCTTCTCGCCCGCGCGGGCGCGGCGCACGGTGATCGCGCCGTCGATCCGGCTGCGGTCGTAGGCGTGCAGCGGCTGGCCGAGCTCCAGCATCACGTAGTTGGTGATGTCCACGGCCAGCGAGATCGGGCGCATCCCGGCCTTCTGGATCCGGCGCTGCAGCCACAGCGGGGACAGCGCGGTCGGCTCGATGCCGACGACGCTGCGGGCCACGAAGCGGTCGCACCCTGCCTGGTCCTCGACCTTGACCAGCGGGCCGTAGGAGTTGGCCGGAGGGACGTCCAGCAGGGCCGGGTCGCTCAGCGGCAGGCTGTAGGCGATGGCGGCCTCACGGGCGACGCCGCGCACCGACAGGCAGTAGCCGCGGTCGGCGGTGACGGCGATGTCCAGGACCTCGTCCACCAGCTCCAGCAGCTCGATGGCGTCGGTGCCAGGGACGTACTCGGCCGGCAGCACGATGATGCCGTCATGGTCGTCGCCCATGCCCAGCTCGCGGGCCGAGCAGATCATGCCCTCGGAGGTGTGGCCGTAGGTCTGCCGCGCCGAGATCGGGAACGGGCCGGGCAGCACCGCGCCGGGGAGCACCACGACGACCTTGTCGCCGACGGCGAAGTTGCGGGCGCCGCAGACGATGTTCTGCGGCTCGCCCGTCCCGTTCGCGTCGCCGACGTCGACCTGGCAGTAGCGGATGGGCTTCTTGAAGCCGGTGAGCTCCTCGATGGCCAGCACCTTGCCGACCACCAGCGGGCCCTTGAGGTCGCCGCCGAGCTGCTCGACGGTCTCGACCTCCAGGCCGGCCCGGACCAGCCGGTCGGCCACGTCGCGGCCGGTCTCACCTGCGGGCAGGTCGACGTACTCCCGCAGCCAGGAAAGCGGGACGCGCATCAGATCTCCATCCCGAACGGAAGGGTGAAGCGCACGTCACCCTCCACGATGTCTCGCATGTCTTCGACGTTGTGGCGGAACATCAGCAGTCGCTCGATGCCGAAGCCGAACGCGAAGCCGCTGTACTTGTTGGGGTCGATGCCGCAGGCGATCAGCACCCGCGGGTTGACCATCCCGCAGCCGCCCAGCTCGATCCAGCCCTCGGAGGAGCAGGTGCGGCAGGGGCGGTCCGGGTTGCCGACGGACTCGCCGCGGCAGTGGAAGCACACCATGTCCATCTCGGCGGACGGCTCGGTGAAGGGGAAGTAGTTGGGGCGCAGCCGGGTCTTCATGCCCTCGCCGAAGAGCGAGACCACCATGTGGTCCAGGGTGCCCTTGAGGTCGGCCATGGTCAGGCCCTCGTCCACGGCCAGCAGCTCGATCTGGCTGAAGACCGGGGTGTGGGTGGCGTCCAGCTCGTCGGAGCGGAACACCCGGCCCGGGCAGATCACGTAGATCGGCGGCTCGGAGGCGGCCAGCATGGAGCGGATCTGCACGCCGGAGGTGTGGGTCCGCAGGACCACGCCCTCGGTGGGATGTCCGGTGGCGTCCTTGAGGAAGAAGGTGTCCTGGGTGGAGCGCGCCGGGTGGTCCGGGCCCATGTTGAGGGCGTCGAAGTTCAGCCACTCGGCCTCGACCTCGGGGCCCTCGGCGATGGCGTAGCCCATGGAGGTGAAGATGTCGCCGAGCCGCTCGGAGAGGGTCGTCAGCGGGTGCCGGGCGCCGCGCGGAGCGCGGTCGTACGGGAGGGTGACGTCCACGGCCTCCTCGGTGAGCACCCGGGCGTCCCGCTCGGCCTCCAGGACGACGCGGCGCTCGGCGAGGGCCTTGTTGACGGCTCCGCGGGCCTGGCCGACCCGCTGGCCCGCCTCCTTCTTGGCCTGCGGCGGCAGCGCGCCGATCTCACGGTTGGCCAGGGACAGCGGGGAGCGGTCACCGGTGTGGGCGACCTTGGCCTCCTGCAGCGCGGCGAGGTCGGCGGCGGCCTCGAACGCGGCCAGCGCCGCGTCCCGCAGCCGCTCGATCTCTTCCGGCTTCAACGCCTCGACCTCGACCGGGTCGTAGGACTTGTTCGGTGCGGACATCCCTCTTCTTCCCATGCTCCTGCGTGGTTCAGCGCACGGCGCCAGAGGCCGAGTCTACTGAGGTTCTGGGGTCGGCAGCGCCCGCGTGCTCTCCGAGGCGGCCCGGGGACGTACCGGTCAGGCTGGGACGTACCGGTCAGGCCATGAAGTCGGGGATGCCCGCGGGCAGGATAAATCGGAACCTGGCCCCGCCCTCGGGCACCCGGTCCACGGCGATGCTGCCGCCGTGGGCCTCGACGATGCCCTTGACGATGTAGAGGCCCAGGCCGGTGCCGCCGCGCTTGCTGCCGCGCCAGAAGCGGGTGAAGACGCGCGGGATGGACTCCTCGGGGATGCCGGGGCCCTGGTCGCTCACCGTCACCGCCGTCCCTTCGCGCAGCTGACCGGAGGCGAGGACCGCCTTGTCCGGTTCGACCTCGATGGTGACAGTTCCCTCACCGTGGCGCACCGCGTTTTCCAGCAGGTTGCCCAGCACCTGGTCGAGCTTGTCGGCGTCCGCCCACAGCGGCGGCAGCGGCTCGTTGACCCGGATCACAAAGCGCTCGGGGGCGACCCCGGCGGCGATCTTGCCCTCCACATGGCGGCGCAGCGCCAGCGGCAGGTCGACCTTCTGCCGTCGGATCTCCAGCCGGCCGGCGTCGATCCTGGAGATGTCGAGCAGTTCGGCGATCAGCCGGGTGACCCGGTTGGCGTCGGCGTCGACCGTCTCCAGCATCAGTTTCTTCTGGTCGTCGGTGAACCGCTCCCACTTCTGCAGCAGGGTCGCGGTGAAGCCCTTGACGCTGGTCAGCGGGGAGCGCAGCTCATGGGCGACGGTGGCGATCAGCTCGGCGTGGCTGCGCTCGGTGCGGCGCCGGGCCTCGGTGCCGCGCAGCGCGACCACCACCCGGCGCACCGGCCCGGTGCCCTCGCGCAGGTAGCGGGCGGAGACCAGCACCTCGCGGCCGCCGGGCAGCAGCAGATTGCGTTCCGGCTGTCCGGTGCGTATCCGCAGCCCGCCGTACGGGTCCAGCAGCGGCCACCAGCGGCGGCCCTCCAGGTCCTCTAACGGCAGCGCCTCGGCCAGCGGGCGGCCCAGGGCCTGCTCCCGGCTGATCCCGCTGATCCGGGCGGCCGCGGAGTTGAAGCAGACGACCACCCCGTCGGCGTCCGCGACGACCAGCCCGTCCGGCAGGTCCTCCGGATCGAGGCCAGGCAGGACAGCGCGGGTTGACGCACGGACCTGCCGCGTGTCGGTCATGTGGCCGCCCTCCCCTCCGGATGCCGCCGTTGGTCACCCTAGCGAATGCAGAGCTAGGAGCGGCACCCGGTGGGGGCACGCTGTGCGCGGGCTGAGGCGTAGAGGCAGACGGCGGCGGCGGTCGCCAGGTTGAGGCTCTCGGCGTGCCCGTGGATCGGGACCCGGACCACCTCGTCGGCCAGGGCCCGGGTGGGCTCGGGCAGGCCCCAGGCCTCGTTGCCGAAGACCCAGGCGGTCGGGCCGCCCAGGGTGCCGTCGTCCAGCTCCTGGTCCAGGTCGCGCTTGCCGGCGCCGTCCGCGGCCAGGATCCGCACCCCGGCCGCGCGCAGTCCGGCCACGGCCTGCTCCACCGGCACCCCCACGGCCACCGGCAGGTGGTAGAGGCTGCCGACGGAGGCGCGGACGGCCTTGGGGTTGTAGAGGTCCACCGAGGCGTCGGTGAGCACCACCGCGTCGGCCCCGGCGGCGTCGGCCGTGCGCAGCACCGTCCCGGCGTTCCCGGGGTCGCGGACATGGGCCAGCACCGCGACCAGCCGGGGGCGGGCGGCCAGCACCTGCTCGAAGGAG includes:
- the pheS gene encoding phenylalanine--tRNA ligase subunit alpha; the encoded protein is MSAPNKSYDPVEVEALKPEEIERLRDAALAAFEAAADLAALQEAKVAHTGDRSPLSLANREIGALPPQAKKEAGQRVGQARGAVNKALAERRVVLEAERDARVLTEEAVDVTLPYDRAPRGARHPLTTLSERLGDIFTSMGYAIAEGPEVEAEWLNFDALNMGPDHPARSTQDTFFLKDATGHPTEGVVLRTHTSGVQIRSMLAASEPPIYVICPGRVFRSDELDATHTPVFSQIELLAVDEGLTMADLKGTLDHMVVSLFGEGMKTRLRPNYFPFTEPSAEMDMVCFHCRGESVGNPDRPCRTCSSEGWIELGGCGMVNPRVLIACGIDPNKYSGFAFGFGIERLLMFRHNVEDMRDIVEGDVRFTLPFGMEI
- the pheT gene encoding phenylalanine--tRNA ligase subunit beta; translated protein: MRVPLSWLREYVDLPAGETGRDVADRLVRAGLEVETVEQLGGDLKGPLVVGKVLAIEELTGFKKPIRYCQVDVGDANGTGEPQNIVCGARNFAVGDKVVVVLPGAVLPGPFPISARQTYGHTSEGMICSARELGMGDDHDGIIVLPAEYVPGTDAIELLELVDEVLDIAVTADRGYCLSVRGVAREAAIAYSLPLSDPALLDVPPANSYGPLVKVEDQAGCDRFVARSVVGIEPTALSPLWLQRRIQKAGMRPISLAVDITNYVMLELGQPLHAYDRSRIDGAITVRRARAGEKLRTLDGVERTLDAEDLLICDNSGPIGLAGVMGGAGTEIATAVEDPETGRVTGTSEVVIEAAHFDPVAIARSVRRHKLPSEAAKRFERGVDPEAGKAAAQRAVDLLVLVAGGTAEAGVTDIAAPHPVHSITIAADHPDRVAGQEYGRETVVRRLQEVGCTVVGGDVLVVTPPSWRPDLTDPNDLAEEVIRLEGYAELPSTLPTPPAGTGLTESQRLRRRSGLALAGAGYVEVLNYPFIGEAVLDAFGLDADDPRRETVRLANPISDEEPSLRTTLLPGLLAALRRNVGRGATDVALFEQGLAFRVDGTDPESLFKAPRLPVDRRPTDEEVAQLNAALPRQPRRVATVLAGNREPDGWWGKGRAATWADAVESARTVAEAAGVELTVRQDQHAPWHPGRCAALYVGDRLVGHAGELHPRTVKALHLPERTCAMELDIELLTADGSRQVEGPRISGFPVATQDVALVVDAGVPAAEVEEALRSGAGPLLESLRLFDVYTGEQIGEDKKSLAYALRFRATDRTLTAEEATAAREAAIAEAVARTGASPRG
- a CDS encoding ATP-binding protein codes for the protein MTDTRQVRASTRAVLPGLDPEDLPDGLVVADADGVVVCFNSAAARISGISREQALGRPLAEALPLEDLEGRRWWPLLDPYGGLRIRTGQPERNLLLPGGREVLVSARYLREGTGPVRRVVVALRGTEARRRTERSHAELIATVAHELRSPLTSVKGFTATLLQKWERFTDDQKKLMLETVDADANRVTRLIAELLDISRIDAGRLEIRRQKVDLPLALRRHVEGKIAAGVAPERFVIRVNEPLPPLWADADKLDQVLGNLLENAVRHGEGTVTIEVEPDKAVLASGQLREGTAVTVSDQGPGIPEESIPRVFTRFWRGSKRGGTGLGLYIVKGIVEAHGGSIAVDRVPEGGARFRFILPAGIPDFMA
- a CDS encoding PfkB family carbohydrate kinase — encoded protein: MTPSRSLLVVGDLVTDVVALHAKPLTPDTDTAARIAVRPGGSAANTAAWAAHAGARVRLLARVGADSADWHREALARGGVETWLRVDPDRPTAVVIDLVDGAGERTFVTDRGASGALGPSDWEDSLLDGVGRLHLSGYLLFGAEGRELAVVAVRAARARGIGVSVDPASSGFLREFGAERFLALLGGVLFSGVDLLLPNLDEARVLTGQADPAAAARALSAHCGCRVALKLGAAGALLAEGGALLGPVPAPEVVPLDSTGAGDAFAGGLLAALLAGGSLPEAAAVGCRLGAAAVVAVGGRPGAVSTH
- a CDS encoding RNA methyltransferase — translated: MPQQPFPAPELTSLRSPRVTAARRLSRRAQRGKERRFVAEGPQAVREAVAYGTLPGGEHAVVEIYTTLDAAERHAELLADARAARVPVLTASDEVIEAVCQTVTPQGVVAVCRFVDTSFEQVLAARPRLVAVLAHVRDPGNAGTVLRTADAAGADAVVLTDASVDLYNPKAVRASVGSLYHLPVAVGVPVEQAVAGLRAAGVRILAADGAGKRDLDQELDDGTLGGPTAWVFGNEAWGLPEPTRALADEVVRVPIHGHAESLNLATAAAVCLYASARAQRAPTGCRS
- a CDS encoding pseudouridine-5'-phosphate glycosidase gives rise to the protein MPSSPAPIRLSDEVRKAVERGRPVVALESTIISHGLPRPRNLEVARELEATVRAAGAVPATIAVLDGVARVGLGKDELERVANDPDLRKLGFRDLAPAVALGASGATTVSGTAFLAHSAGIAVFATGGLGGVHRDWVTLQDESADLGLLARVPITVVCAGVKSILDVPATLQRLETLNVGVVGYRTAEFPGFYLRSSGLPVDWTLDSPEQVAQLMRARWQLSADLTALVVGNPVSEAEQLDPELHDRVLAKALRAAERKGITGQAVTPFLLGYLVEHTDGASLEANLAAVRGNVALAAQIARSHAALS